The Streptomyces sp. NBC_01142 genome has a window encoding:
- a CDS encoding inosamine-phosphate amidinotransferase 1, protein MPQPAPAPPALNSFDEFTRLDEVVLGRADHYDAHHTDTSWRLFFYDNVAPVLGRHTSPSGEELLPIPAQLVDELNEDIAGLADALTGCGVKVLRPAAPGKDVDIRSPHWDARATPPLNVRDQTIILGNTIVETPPHVRARIFENDLLKPAFYRYYEAGANWLSMPRPALARESLDAGYFTRQDLDVSRATDGETAGVIEGLGLEMVFDGAQCMRLGRDVLVNVANHNHELALRWLRDNLRDLRFHRLDAMADNHIDSVLVPLRPGLMLLRSPAYLKYLPKDMQSWDVIYAPETDDGNFPDYSDLGFVIPIGSRYMDINLLSIDENTVVVNSLYPELIEVLESRGFTVVPVRHRHRRLFGGGFHCFTLDTVRRGGPEDYLS, encoded by the coding sequence ATGCCCCAGCCCGCGCCTGCCCCGCCGGCCCTGAACAGCTTCGACGAGTTCACCCGGCTCGACGAAGTCGTCCTCGGACGTGCCGATCACTACGACGCCCACCACACCGATACCTCGTGGCGACTGTTCTTCTACGACAACGTCGCCCCCGTCCTCGGCCGGCACACCAGCCCGTCGGGGGAGGAGCTCCTGCCGATCCCCGCACAGCTGGTCGACGAGCTCAACGAGGACATCGCCGGCCTGGCCGACGCCCTGACCGGATGCGGGGTGAAGGTCCTGCGGCCCGCGGCACCGGGCAAGGACGTCGACATCCGCTCCCCGCACTGGGACGCGAGGGCCACCCCGCCGCTCAACGTCCGCGATCAGACCATCATCCTCGGCAACACCATCGTGGAGACCCCACCCCACGTCCGCGCCCGCATCTTCGAGAACGACCTGCTCAAGCCGGCCTTCTACCGCTACTACGAGGCCGGAGCGAACTGGCTGAGCATGCCGCGGCCCGCCCTGGCCCGCGAGTCCCTGGACGCCGGCTACTTCACCCGCCAGGACCTGGACGTCAGCCGCGCCACCGACGGTGAGACGGCCGGCGTGATCGAGGGCCTGGGGCTGGAGATGGTCTTCGACGGCGCGCAGTGCATGCGCCTGGGCCGCGACGTCCTGGTCAATGTCGCCAACCACAACCACGAACTCGCCCTGCGCTGGCTCCGGGACAACCTGCGCGACCTGCGGTTCCACCGCCTGGACGCCATGGCCGACAACCACATCGACAGCGTCCTGGTCCCGCTGCGGCCCGGCCTGATGCTGCTGCGCTCCCCGGCCTACCTGAAGTACCTGCCCAAGGACATGCAGTCCTGGGACGTGATCTACGCCCCCGAGACCGACGACGGCAACTTCCCGGACTACAGCGACCTCGGCTTCGTCATCCCCATCGGCAGCCGGTACATGGACATCAACCTCCTGTCCATCGACGAGAACACCGTCGTCGTCAACTCTCTCTACCCGGAGTTGATCGAGGTCCTGGAGTCCCGCGGGTTCACCGTCGTCCCGGTCCGCCACCGCCACCGGCGCCTGTTCGGCGGCGGCTTCCACTGCTTCACCCTCGACACCGTCCGCCGCGGCGGCCCCGAGGACTACCTCAGCTGA
- a CDS encoding ABC transporter ATP-binding protein, giving the protein MTSASTQDQPDASTSEAGSSGDASRAQDEEFLYRDESRHQAGAQLTTGTMARRLPALVLRSLKMAWQVDRGATAGLLACQIGTGVLAALGLLAVTGTITALISSGDITERLWEAAPQLAVVAAAAGLRALLGITVTWLTGRLRPVLARAAELTMIEAALSAELAANNKPGYNDFYDIADRGAQVTPDLVDEAQDVLAATATLAAGATVLAVLHPALLPLLLLACLPQAAAYVRAARVVYLAGLETSGRRRMLHKLRWHMAYMESSEEMRACLAGPFLTARYRRLAASVNASERKAADTGAWMGLAGAVAGGVAAAAVWAALLWLLASGRMGLAAGGGAVFALQTATGSVRGIINGGARLVRTGWYVQDWQNFLDNAHGQAMAASRGTKMLSAPPERFEVRDVTYRYDGAPKDSLSGVSLQVRRGEIVALVGENGSGKSTLSRLICGLLLPTAGEVAWDHTTTAEMDPWEAWKHVALVPQKYTYLPLSMRDNITFGQGDTADAAVLAACEASGATDMLPSLRSGLDTLLTSEWFGGQQLSGGQWQRVVLTRAFHRQAALLVMDEPTAALDARAEHRIFTGLRNLAKDRAILLITHRLANVAIADKIIVLDQGRIVQEGSYEELTREPGLFRSLWELQQRTTGEAA; this is encoded by the coding sequence TTGACCTCGGCCAGCACACAGGACCAGCCGGATGCCAGCACGTCGGAGGCCGGGTCTTCGGGCGACGCGAGCAGAGCGCAGGACGAGGAGTTCCTGTACCGGGACGAGTCCAGGCATCAGGCTGGTGCGCAGCTGACCACCGGCACCATGGCGCGACGGCTGCCCGCGTTGGTTCTGCGCTCGTTGAAGATGGCCTGGCAGGTAGACCGGGGCGCGACGGCCGGACTGCTGGCGTGCCAGATCGGAACCGGCGTTCTCGCCGCGCTGGGGCTGCTCGCCGTCACGGGGACGATCACCGCGCTGATCTCGTCGGGCGACATCACCGAACGCCTGTGGGAAGCGGCGCCACAGCTTGCGGTCGTCGCCGCGGCCGCCGGGCTGCGGGCATTGCTGGGGATCACGGTGACGTGGCTGACCGGGAGGCTGCGGCCGGTGCTCGCCCGGGCCGCGGAGCTGACGATGATCGAGGCCGCGCTCAGCGCGGAGCTGGCGGCGAACAACAAGCCCGGCTACAACGACTTCTACGACATCGCCGACCGCGGCGCCCAAGTCACTCCGGACCTGGTAGACGAGGCGCAGGACGTGCTGGCCGCCACGGCTACGCTCGCCGCCGGCGCGACCGTTCTCGCCGTGCTGCATCCGGCGCTTCTTCCTCTGCTCCTCCTGGCGTGTCTGCCACAGGCAGCCGCGTACGTGAGGGCCGCTCGGGTGGTGTACCTGGCGGGCCTGGAGACTTCCGGGCGTCGCAGGATGCTGCACAAGCTCCGCTGGCACATGGCCTACATGGAGTCCAGCGAGGAGATGAGGGCCTGCCTGGCCGGGCCCTTCCTCACCGCCCGGTATCGCCGCCTCGCCGCCTCGGTCAACGCCTCCGAGCGCAAGGCCGCGGACACCGGCGCGTGGATGGGACTGGCCGGCGCGGTTGCCGGCGGAGTAGCGGCGGCCGCAGTGTGGGCCGCGCTGCTGTGGCTCTTGGCCTCCGGCCGCATGGGCCTTGCGGCTGGCGGCGGTGCGGTTTTTGCCCTGCAGACGGCGACCGGGTCCGTGCGCGGCATCATCAACGGCGGGGCCCGATTGGTGCGTACCGGCTGGTACGTGCAGGACTGGCAGAACTTCCTCGACAACGCCCACGGGCAGGCCATGGCAGCCTCCCGGGGCACGAAGATGCTGTCCGCCCCGCCGGAGCGGTTCGAGGTTCGCGACGTCACCTACCGGTACGACGGCGCCCCGAAGGACAGTCTCAGTGGGGTCTCCCTCCAGGTGCGGCGCGGGGAGATCGTGGCGCTGGTGGGAGAGAACGGGTCGGGCAAGTCCACGCTGTCGCGGCTGATCTGCGGTCTGCTGCTGCCCACGGCCGGCGAGGTGGCCTGGGACCACACGACTACGGCCGAGATGGATCCCTGGGAGGCGTGGAAGCATGTCGCCCTGGTCCCGCAGAAGTACACCTACCTGCCCCTGAGCATGCGGGACAACATCACGTTCGGGCAGGGGGATACAGCAGACGCCGCTGTGCTCGCCGCGTGCGAGGCGTCCGGGGCGACGGACATGCTGCCCAGCCTCCGGTCCGGTCTGGACACCCTGCTGACGTCGGAGTGGTTCGGCGGCCAGCAACTGTCCGGGGGCCAGTGGCAGAGGGTGGTGCTGACCAGGGCGTTCCACCGGCAGGCGGCTCTGCTGGTGATGGACGAGCCCACCGCGGCCCTCGATGCGCGGGCCGAACATCGCATCTTCACCGGGCTGCGGAACCTGGCCAAGGACCGGGCGATCCTGCTGATCACTCACCGGCTCGCCAACGTCGCCATTGCGGACAAGATCATCGTCCTCGACCAGGGACGCATCGTCCAGGAAGGATCGTACGAGGAACTCACCCGGGAACCGGGACTGTTCCGGTCCCTGTGGGAACTCCAGCAGCGCACCACCGGTGAGGCAGCGTGA
- a CDS encoding amino acid--tRNA ligase-related protein, which translates to MLNPVVMKSNLLFSLRDTLRAETFVEVSTPTMRRADLGPGRRLPVDHDGGRFLRAMIGPALRVNLEHHRRVFEIGACFRPEKPDELHATEFQMLDLYAADEDFDFLLALAEKLIGPHIPYTPQRVSVAGHIGDQFGIDLHREPLGDLPTRMAAHLGMSADVPFKAVLGQYVERELETQSTGAALFLTEYPVGGDEPCARLTPGTTAVLNRFELLVDGIEVVHGYEDEPDRTAFVERARAVDLYDDEQALAWEAIDAGRVPAGSVGLGIGIERLCMAASDVKDITVFQQSPQF; encoded by the coding sequence GTGCTCAACCCCGTCGTCATGAAGTCCAACCTGCTGTTCAGCCTGCGGGACACGCTCCGCGCGGAGACCTTCGTCGAGGTGAGCACCCCGACGATGCGGAGAGCCGACCTCGGCCCGGGGCGCCGTCTGCCGGTGGACCATGACGGCGGGCGGTTCCTGCGGGCGATGATCGGTCCGGCCCTGCGCGTGAACCTGGAACACCACCGGCGGGTCTTCGAGATCGGCGCGTGCTTCCGGCCCGAGAAGCCGGACGAGCTGCACGCGACCGAATTCCAGATGCTCGACCTCTACGCCGCCGACGAGGACTTCGACTTCCTCCTGGCGCTCGCCGAGAAGCTGATCGGCCCGCACATCCCGTACACCCCCCAGCGGGTCTCCGTCGCCGGCCATATCGGCGACCAGTTCGGCATCGACCTGCACCGCGAACCCCTCGGCGACCTCCCTACGCGGATGGCCGCCCACCTGGGCATGAGCGCGGACGTGCCGTTCAAGGCGGTGCTCGGGCAGTACGTGGAGCGCGAACTGGAGACCCAGAGCACCGGCGCAGCGCTCTTCCTGACCGAGTACCCGGTCGGCGGGGACGAGCCGTGCGCCCGCCTCACGCCCGGCACAACCGCAGTCCTCAACCGCTTCGAGCTCCTGGTCGACGGCATCGAGGTCGTCCACGGGTACGAGGACGAGCCCGACCGAACCGCGTTCGTCGAACGGGCCCGCGCGGTGGACCTGTACGACGACGAGCAGGCCCTGGCCTGGGAGGCGATCGACGCCGGGCGCGTGCCAGCCGGCAGCGTCGGACTCGGCATCGGCATCGAGCGGCTGTGCATGGCCGCCTCCGACGTCAAGGACATCACCGTCTTCCAGCAGTCGCCCCAGTTCTGA
- a CDS encoding fatty acid desaturase: protein MGSPAVGRTRNGTGASGPVRKALGQQLIADLEKLCGRPTIGLWDVVWDLMAIAAAAIAGHLIGHVVGPLLAVCYIGVRQRHLSNLGHECVHSKLMATRRANRIIGYLLTGLLGEGFEPYRSSHYVHHAKLGCDDDPMFQSYRAGNIRAAGQAPSRRSFVLRVIVRNALWRLPKTAVLTLVTRAPGETWRALATRAVLWASVVAVLWPVGGVPYLLFYWLLPLVLVRPVVTWITDLGNHAGLIENDDVLLQTRGWTSHWLTRHLLGGHLDDMFHPVHHWCPQIPWRRLPEARALTAQHLPRFGEVPWCSGYFFRRRSTADQPCVIEDIIARLAAPDAARTPHRHASAA, encoded by the coding sequence ATGGGCAGCCCCGCCGTCGGCAGGACCCGCAACGGCACCGGAGCCTCCGGCCCTGTGCGCAAGGCCCTCGGGCAGCAGCTCATCGCCGACCTGGAGAAGCTCTGCGGACGCCCGACCATCGGCCTGTGGGACGTCGTCTGGGACCTCATGGCGATCGCCGCCGCGGCGATCGCTGGCCACCTCATCGGTCACGTCGTCGGCCCTCTGCTCGCCGTCTGCTACATCGGGGTGCGCCAGCGCCACCTGTCCAACCTCGGGCACGAGTGCGTGCACTCCAAACTCATGGCCACCCGCCGCGCCAACCGGATCATCGGCTACCTCCTGACCGGCCTGCTCGGCGAGGGCTTCGAGCCCTACCGCAGCAGCCACTACGTCCACCACGCCAAGCTCGGCTGTGACGACGACCCGATGTTCCAGTCCTACCGCGCCGGCAACATCCGCGCCGCGGGCCAGGCGCCCAGCCGCCGCTCCTTCGTCCTGCGGGTCATCGTGCGCAACGCCCTGTGGCGACTGCCGAAGACCGCGGTGCTGACCCTGGTTACCCGCGCACCGGGGGAGACCTGGCGGGCCCTCGCCACCCGGGCCGTGCTGTGGGCGAGCGTTGTCGCCGTGCTGTGGCCCGTGGGCGGCGTGCCGTACCTCCTGTTCTACTGGCTGCTCCCCCTCGTCTTGGTGCGGCCCGTCGTCACCTGGATCACCGATCTGGGCAACCACGCCGGATTGATCGAGAACGACGACGTCCTCCTCCAGACCCGCGGGTGGACCTCCCACTGGCTCACCCGGCACCTGCTCGGCGGCCACCTCGACGACATGTTCCACCCCGTCCACCACTGGTGCCCGCAGATCCCCTGGCGGCGCCTGCCCGAGGCCCGCGCCCTCACCGCGCAGCACCTACCGCGCTTCGGTGAAGTTCCCTGGTGCTCCGGCTACTTCTTCCGCCGGCGCTCCACTGCCGACCAGCCGTGCGTGATCGAGGACATCATCGCCCGGCTCGCCGCCCCCGACGCCGCCCGCACCCCGCACCGGCACGCCTCGGCCGCCTGA
- a CDS encoding endonuclease/exonuclease/phosphatase, whose amino-acid sequence MTDTPLLVPTDRQLRVGSYTLLNGGQERWEDQVRLLGGLNLDVLNVQEAKHWDQKDSERVYATAERLGMQPLLARSRSHGCHLVTFYRWPRVRCLGFSPDVACGNFHHTVMRTRLHITGVQDPVVLVHTHLDPFSPQDRLAEVQWVTEYAGGRTLLAGDLNTPGADDEEPEDWGLIPAHQHSGHRMMLPDGSYGGADRRAIRALVHAGFVDPPVQLEQPIPRTAGHMNPEQNWDHRADHVLLSPALAPALHSYEVLDDATTQQLSDHLPVIVTLDIARM is encoded by the coding sequence ATGACTGACACACCACTCCTCGTACCGACGGACCGGCAGCTGCGTGTGGGCAGCTACACCCTCCTCAACGGCGGCCAGGAGCGCTGGGAGGACCAAGTTCGCCTTCTGGGTGGCCTGAACCTGGACGTGCTGAACGTTCAGGAGGCCAAACACTGGGACCAGAAGGATTCCGAACGCGTGTACGCGACCGCAGAGCGGTTGGGGATGCAGCCTCTGCTCGCGCGGTCACGCAGCCACGGGTGTCATCTCGTGACGTTCTACCGGTGGCCACGGGTGCGGTGCCTGGGGTTCTCCCCCGACGTGGCATGCGGCAACTTCCACCACACCGTCATGCGAACCCGGTTGCACATCACCGGGGTCCAGGATCCGGTCGTGCTCGTCCACACCCATCTCGACCCGTTCAGCCCACAGGACCGGCTGGCGGAAGTCCAGTGGGTGACCGAGTACGCCGGCGGACGCACCCTGCTGGCCGGAGATCTCAACACCCCCGGTGCCGACGACGAAGAGCCGGAGGACTGGGGCCTGATCCCCGCGCACCAGCACTCCGGGCACCGCATGATGCTGCCCGACGGCTCTTACGGCGGCGCGGACCGCCGGGCGATCCGCGCGCTCGTGCACGCCGGCTTCGTCGACCCACCCGTTCAGCTCGAGCAGCCCATCCCCCGCACAGCGGGGCACATGAACCCGGAACAGAATTGGGACCACCGAGCGGACCATGTCCTGCTCTCCCCCGCACTCGCCCCGGCTCTGCACTCCTACGAGGTGCTCGACGACGCCACCACCCAGCAGCTGAGCGATCATCTCCCGGTCATCGTCACCCTTGACATCGCCCGCATGTGA
- a CDS encoding TauD/TfdA family dioxygenase has protein sequence MSLSLRPLDESGFGAVVDCNLAIGVENLAPQLAAALHQHRLLIVPRQHLTHADLLTVASCFGTVDTSVDRRYAVGGFPGLTVISNIVEDGEHIGIYDGDNEEEWHADNSFKPQLMSATMLYSVITPAQGGETRFADATRAYAGLHPAMRQRIEGVRAVHSIEQLGALQSQASGGQSSIAAGNLAGHPEVEHPLVLTHPVTGAQSLLLGSMVISGITTLAEKESRALLDELLEHTTSPPYVYSHRWSQGDLVVWDNLATLHTASPCDSSRHRRLLYRAAVRQPAAPRHTAG, from the coding sequence ATGTCCCTGTCGCTGCGCCCGCTCGACGAGAGCGGCTTCGGTGCCGTCGTCGACTGCAACCTCGCGATTGGCGTCGAAAACCTCGCGCCCCAGCTGGCGGCGGCCCTTCACCAGCACCGGCTGCTGATCGTGCCCCGCCAGCACCTGACCCACGCCGATCTCCTGACCGTCGCCTCCTGCTTCGGGACGGTGGACACCAGCGTCGACCGCCGATATGCCGTCGGCGGCTTCCCCGGCCTGACCGTCATCAGCAACATCGTCGAGGACGGCGAGCACATCGGCATCTACGACGGGGACAACGAGGAGGAGTGGCACGCCGACAACAGCTTCAAGCCCCAGCTCATGTCGGCGACGATGCTCTACTCGGTCATCACCCCCGCGCAGGGCGGCGAGACCCGTTTCGCCGATGCGACCCGCGCCTACGCCGGCCTTCACCCGGCGATGCGGCAGCGGATCGAGGGGGTGCGCGCGGTGCACTCCATCGAGCAACTCGGTGCCCTGCAGAGCCAGGCCAGCGGCGGCCAGTCGTCGATCGCGGCCGGGAACCTGGCCGGCCACCCGGAGGTTGAGCACCCGCTCGTCCTGACCCACCCGGTCACCGGCGCCCAATCGCTGCTGCTCGGCTCCATGGTGATCAGCGGCATCACCACACTCGCCGAGAAGGAGAGCCGCGCTCTGCTCGACGAGCTGCTGGAGCACACGACCAGCCCGCCGTACGTCTACAGCCACCGCTGGAGCCAAGGCGACCTGGTCGTGTGGGACAACCTCGCCACCCTCCACACTGCCTCTCCCTGCGACAGCTCCCGCCACCGTCGGCTGCTGTACCGCGCCGCTGTCCGGCAGCCCGCGGCCCCACGTCACACCGCTGGATGA